One region of Oryza sativa Japonica Group chromosome 5, ASM3414082v1 genomic DNA includes:
- the LOC4338457 gene encoding protein NRT1/ PTR FAMILY 5.1 isoform X1: MEEEAKQEFTKDGSVDLRGRPAVAARTGRWKACSFLVGYEAFERMAFYGVAANLVVYLTTELREETVSSVRNVNNWTGSVWMTPIAGAYIADAFLGRFWTFTVSSLIYLTPVKMQGMILTTLSVSLKALHPQCTPDGACAPATRSQVAFFYAALYTMAIGAGGTKPNISTFGADQFDDFDARESRTKASFFNWWMFSSFTGGLVAVLVLVYVQENVGWGVGYAIPTAGLALSLLLFYVGTPFYRHKPVRRGAAAGPARLVGRVFRAAFANRRRQLHGDQLHEHDAAWYAAAGTKRRLHHTRGYRFLDKAALPAAAAEAEACTVTEVEEVKLITGMIVVWLTTLVPCTIWAQVNTLFVKQGTTLDRTVGGVRIPAASLGSFITISMLLSIPVYDRVLVPLARRRTGEPRGITLLQRLGVGSALQVAAVACACLVELRRMRAIRAASATAAHDTVPMSIFWMLPQYILIGVGDVFSSVGILEFFYEQSPQGMQSLGTTFFTSGLGVGNFLNSLLVTAVDRATRGGGAGKSWIGDNLNDSHLDYYYAFLLLLAVINLAVFVWVATRYEYKKEYLSDGGDVVAGMASRETEMAGGGKGKVVERSKVIDAPLVVVEEVRAV, encoded by the exons atggaAGAAGAAGCCAAGCAGGAGTTCACCAAGGACGGCTCCGTCGACCTCCGTGGCcggcccgccgtcgccgctcgcacCGGCCGCTGGAAGGCCTGCTCCTTCCTAGTAG GGTACGAGGCGTTCGAGCGGATGGCGTTCTACGGGGTGGCGGCGAACCTGGTGGTGTACCTGACGACGGAGTTGCGGGAGGAGACGGTGTCGTCGGTGCGGAACGTGAACAACTGGACGGGCTCCGTCTGGATGACCCCCATCGCCGGCGCCTACATCGCCGACGCCTTCCTCGGCCGCTTCTGGACCTTCACCGTCTCCTCCCTCATCTACCTCACG CCCGTTAAAATGCAGGGAATGATTCTGACAACGTTGTCCGTCTCCCTCAAGGCGCTGCACCCGCAGTGCACGCCGGACGGCGCCTGCGCGCCGGCGACGCGGTCGCAGGTGGCCTTCTTCTACGCGGCGCTGTACACCATGGccatcggcgccggcggcaccaAGCCCAACATCTCCACGTTCGGCGCCGACCagttcgacgacttcgacgcccGGGAGAGCCGCACCAAGGCCTCCTTCTTCAACTGGTGGATGTTCAGCTCCTTCAccggcggcctcgtcgccgtGCTCGTCCTCGTCTACGTCCAGGAGAACGTCGGCTGGGGCGTCGGCTACGCCATCCCCACCGCCGGCCTCGCCCTGTCGCTGCTGCTCTTCTACGTCGGCACGCCGTTCTACCGCCACAAGCCTGTCCgccggggcgccgccgccggccccgcgAGGCTCGTCGGGAGGGTGTTCAGGGCGGCGTTCGCGAACCGGAGACGGCAGCTGCACGGTGATCAGCTGCACGAGCACGACGCGGCGTggtacgccgccgccgggacGAAGCGGCGGCTGCACCACACGCGGGGCTACAGGTTCTTGGACAAGGcggcgctgccggcggcggcggcggaggcggaggcgtgcaCGGtgacggaggtggaggaggtgaagcTGATCACGGGGATGATCGTGGTGTGGCTGACGACGCTGGTGCCGTGCACCATCTGGGCGCAGGTGAACACGCTGTTCGTGAAGCAGGGCACCACCCTGGACCGCACCGTCGGCGGCGTCCGCATCCCGGCGGCCTCCCTCGGCAGCTTCATCACCATCTCCATGCTCCTCTCCATCCCGGTCTACGACCGCGTGCTCGTccccctcgcccgccgccgcaccggcgaACCCCGCGGCATCACGCTCCTGCAGCGCCTCGGCGTCGGGTCGGCGCTccaggtggcggcggtggcgtgcgcCTGCCTCGTGGAGCTCCGCCGCATGCGCGCgatccgcgccgcctccgccacggcCGCCCACGACACCGTCCCGATGAGCATCTTCTGGATGCTGCCGCAGTACATCCTCATCGGCGTCGGCGACGTGTTCAGCTCCGTCGGCATCCTCGAGTTCTTCTACGAGCAGTCGCCGCAGGGGATGCAGAGCCTCGGCACCACCTTCTTCACCAGCGGCCTCGGCGTCGGAAACTTCCTCAACAGCCTGCtcgtcaccgccgtcgaccgcgccaccaggggcggcggcgccggcaagagCTGGATCGGCGACAACCTCAACGACTCGCACCTCGACTACTACTACGCcttcctgctgctgctcgcgGTGATCAACCTGGCGGTGTTCGTGTGGGTGGCGACGAGGTACGAGTACAAGAAGGAGTACTTGTCGGACGGCGGGGACGTCGTCGCCGGGATGGCGTCGCGGGAGacggagatggccggcggcggcaaggggaagGTGGTGGAGAGGAGCAAGGTGATCGACGCGCCATTGGTGGTGGTGGAAGAAGTGCGTGCCGTATAA
- the LOC4338457 gene encoding protein NRT1/ PTR FAMILY 5.1 isoform X2, whose product MEEEAKQEFTKDGSVDLRGRPAVAARTGRWKACSFLVGYEAFERMAFYGVAANLVVYLTTELREETVSSVRNVNNWTGSVWMTPIAGAYIADAFLGRFWTFTVSSLIYLTGMILTTLSVSLKALHPQCTPDGACAPATRSQVAFFYAALYTMAIGAGGTKPNISTFGADQFDDFDARESRTKASFFNWWMFSSFTGGLVAVLVLVYVQENVGWGVGYAIPTAGLALSLLLFYVGTPFYRHKPVRRGAAAGPARLVGRVFRAAFANRRRQLHGDQLHEHDAAWYAAAGTKRRLHHTRGYRFLDKAALPAAAAEAEACTVTEVEEVKLITGMIVVWLTTLVPCTIWAQVNTLFVKQGTTLDRTVGGVRIPAASLGSFITISMLLSIPVYDRVLVPLARRRTGEPRGITLLQRLGVGSALQVAAVACACLVELRRMRAIRAASATAAHDTVPMSIFWMLPQYILIGVGDVFSSVGILEFFYEQSPQGMQSLGTTFFTSGLGVGNFLNSLLVTAVDRATRGGGAGKSWIGDNLNDSHLDYYYAFLLLLAVINLAVFVWVATRYEYKKEYLSDGGDVVAGMASRETEMAGGGKGKVVERSKVIDAPLVVVEEVRAV is encoded by the exons atggaAGAAGAAGCCAAGCAGGAGTTCACCAAGGACGGCTCCGTCGACCTCCGTGGCcggcccgccgtcgccgctcgcacCGGCCGCTGGAAGGCCTGCTCCTTCCTAGTAG GGTACGAGGCGTTCGAGCGGATGGCGTTCTACGGGGTGGCGGCGAACCTGGTGGTGTACCTGACGACGGAGTTGCGGGAGGAGACGGTGTCGTCGGTGCGGAACGTGAACAACTGGACGGGCTCCGTCTGGATGACCCCCATCGCCGGCGCCTACATCGCCGACGCCTTCCTCGGCCGCTTCTGGACCTTCACCGTCTCCTCCCTCATCTACCTCACG GGAATGATTCTGACAACGTTGTCCGTCTCCCTCAAGGCGCTGCACCCGCAGTGCACGCCGGACGGCGCCTGCGCGCCGGCGACGCGGTCGCAGGTGGCCTTCTTCTACGCGGCGCTGTACACCATGGccatcggcgccggcggcaccaAGCCCAACATCTCCACGTTCGGCGCCGACCagttcgacgacttcgacgcccGGGAGAGCCGCACCAAGGCCTCCTTCTTCAACTGGTGGATGTTCAGCTCCTTCAccggcggcctcgtcgccgtGCTCGTCCTCGTCTACGTCCAGGAGAACGTCGGCTGGGGCGTCGGCTACGCCATCCCCACCGCCGGCCTCGCCCTGTCGCTGCTGCTCTTCTACGTCGGCACGCCGTTCTACCGCCACAAGCCTGTCCgccggggcgccgccgccggccccgcgAGGCTCGTCGGGAGGGTGTTCAGGGCGGCGTTCGCGAACCGGAGACGGCAGCTGCACGGTGATCAGCTGCACGAGCACGACGCGGCGTggtacgccgccgccgggacGAAGCGGCGGCTGCACCACACGCGGGGCTACAGGTTCTTGGACAAGGcggcgctgccggcggcggcggcggaggcggaggcgtgcaCGGtgacggaggtggaggaggtgaagcTGATCACGGGGATGATCGTGGTGTGGCTGACGACGCTGGTGCCGTGCACCATCTGGGCGCAGGTGAACACGCTGTTCGTGAAGCAGGGCACCACCCTGGACCGCACCGTCGGCGGCGTCCGCATCCCGGCGGCCTCCCTCGGCAGCTTCATCACCATCTCCATGCTCCTCTCCATCCCGGTCTACGACCGCGTGCTCGTccccctcgcccgccgccgcaccggcgaACCCCGCGGCATCACGCTCCTGCAGCGCCTCGGCGTCGGGTCGGCGCTccaggtggcggcggtggcgtgcgcCTGCCTCGTGGAGCTCCGCCGCATGCGCGCgatccgcgccgcctccgccacggcCGCCCACGACACCGTCCCGATGAGCATCTTCTGGATGCTGCCGCAGTACATCCTCATCGGCGTCGGCGACGTGTTCAGCTCCGTCGGCATCCTCGAGTTCTTCTACGAGCAGTCGCCGCAGGGGATGCAGAGCCTCGGCACCACCTTCTTCACCAGCGGCCTCGGCGTCGGAAACTTCCTCAACAGCCTGCtcgtcaccgccgtcgaccgcgccaccaggggcggcggcgccggcaagagCTGGATCGGCGACAACCTCAACGACTCGCACCTCGACTACTACTACGCcttcctgctgctgctcgcgGTGATCAACCTGGCGGTGTTCGTGTGGGTGGCGACGAGGTACGAGTACAAGAAGGAGTACTTGTCGGACGGCGGGGACGTCGTCGCCGGGATGGCGTCGCGGGAGacggagatggccggcggcggcaaggggaagGTGGTGGAGAGGAGCAAGGTGATCGACGCGCCATTGGTGGTGGTGGAAGAAGTGCGTGCCGTATAA
- the LOC4338457 gene encoding protein NRT1/ PTR FAMILY 5.1 isoform X4 yields the protein MAFYGVAANLVVYLTTELREETVSSVRNVNNWTGSVWMTPIAGAYIADAFLGRFWTFTVSSLIYLTGMILTTLSVSLKALHPQCTPDGACAPATRSQVAFFYAALYTMAIGAGGTKPNISTFGADQFDDFDARESRTKASFFNWWMFSSFTGGLVAVLVLVYVQENVGWGVGYAIPTAGLALSLLLFYVGTPFYRHKPVRRGAAAGPARLVGRVFRAAFANRRRQLHGDQLHEHDAAWYAAAGTKRRLHHTRGYRFLDKAALPAAAAEAEACTVTEVEEVKLITGMIVVWLTTLVPCTIWAQVNTLFVKQGTTLDRTVGGVRIPAASLGSFITISMLLSIPVYDRVLVPLARRRTGEPRGITLLQRLGVGSALQVAAVACACLVELRRMRAIRAASATAAHDTVPMSIFWMLPQYILIGVGDVFSSVGILEFFYEQSPQGMQSLGTTFFTSGLGVGNFLNSLLVTAVDRATRGGGAGKSWIGDNLNDSHLDYYYAFLLLLAVINLAVFVWVATRYEYKKEYLSDGGDVVAGMASRETEMAGGGKGKVVERSKVIDAPLVVVEEVRAV from the exons ATGGCGTTCTACGGGGTGGCGGCGAACCTGGTGGTGTACCTGACGACGGAGTTGCGGGAGGAGACGGTGTCGTCGGTGCGGAACGTGAACAACTGGACGGGCTCCGTCTGGATGACCCCCATCGCCGGCGCCTACATCGCCGACGCCTTCCTCGGCCGCTTCTGGACCTTCACCGTCTCCTCCCTCATCTACCTCACG GGAATGATTCTGACAACGTTGTCCGTCTCCCTCAAGGCGCTGCACCCGCAGTGCACGCCGGACGGCGCCTGCGCGCCGGCGACGCGGTCGCAGGTGGCCTTCTTCTACGCGGCGCTGTACACCATGGccatcggcgccggcggcaccaAGCCCAACATCTCCACGTTCGGCGCCGACCagttcgacgacttcgacgcccGGGAGAGCCGCACCAAGGCCTCCTTCTTCAACTGGTGGATGTTCAGCTCCTTCAccggcggcctcgtcgccgtGCTCGTCCTCGTCTACGTCCAGGAGAACGTCGGCTGGGGCGTCGGCTACGCCATCCCCACCGCCGGCCTCGCCCTGTCGCTGCTGCTCTTCTACGTCGGCACGCCGTTCTACCGCCACAAGCCTGTCCgccggggcgccgccgccggccccgcgAGGCTCGTCGGGAGGGTGTTCAGGGCGGCGTTCGCGAACCGGAGACGGCAGCTGCACGGTGATCAGCTGCACGAGCACGACGCGGCGTggtacgccgccgccgggacGAAGCGGCGGCTGCACCACACGCGGGGCTACAGGTTCTTGGACAAGGcggcgctgccggcggcggcggcggaggcggaggcgtgcaCGGtgacggaggtggaggaggtgaagcTGATCACGGGGATGATCGTGGTGTGGCTGACGACGCTGGTGCCGTGCACCATCTGGGCGCAGGTGAACACGCTGTTCGTGAAGCAGGGCACCACCCTGGACCGCACCGTCGGCGGCGTCCGCATCCCGGCGGCCTCCCTCGGCAGCTTCATCACCATCTCCATGCTCCTCTCCATCCCGGTCTACGACCGCGTGCTCGTccccctcgcccgccgccgcaccggcgaACCCCGCGGCATCACGCTCCTGCAGCGCCTCGGCGTCGGGTCGGCGCTccaggtggcggcggtggcgtgcgcCTGCCTCGTGGAGCTCCGCCGCATGCGCGCgatccgcgccgcctccgccacggcCGCCCACGACACCGTCCCGATGAGCATCTTCTGGATGCTGCCGCAGTACATCCTCATCGGCGTCGGCGACGTGTTCAGCTCCGTCGGCATCCTCGAGTTCTTCTACGAGCAGTCGCCGCAGGGGATGCAGAGCCTCGGCACCACCTTCTTCACCAGCGGCCTCGGCGTCGGAAACTTCCTCAACAGCCTGCtcgtcaccgccgtcgaccgcgccaccaggggcggcggcgccggcaagagCTGGATCGGCGACAACCTCAACGACTCGCACCTCGACTACTACTACGCcttcctgctgctgctcgcgGTGATCAACCTGGCGGTGTTCGTGTGGGTGGCGACGAGGTACGAGTACAAGAAGGAGTACTTGTCGGACGGCGGGGACGTCGTCGCCGGGATGGCGTCGCGGGAGacggagatggccggcggcggcaaggggaagGTGGTGGAGAGGAGCAAGGTGATCGACGCGCCATTGGTGGTGGTGGAAGAAGTGCGTGCCGTATAA
- the LOC4338457 gene encoding protein NRT1/ PTR FAMILY 5.1 isoform X3: MAFYGVAANLVVYLTTELREETVSSVRNVNNWTGSVWMTPIAGAYIADAFLGRFWTFTVSSLIYLTPVKMQGMILTTLSVSLKALHPQCTPDGACAPATRSQVAFFYAALYTMAIGAGGTKPNISTFGADQFDDFDARESRTKASFFNWWMFSSFTGGLVAVLVLVYVQENVGWGVGYAIPTAGLALSLLLFYVGTPFYRHKPVRRGAAAGPARLVGRVFRAAFANRRRQLHGDQLHEHDAAWYAAAGTKRRLHHTRGYRFLDKAALPAAAAEAEACTVTEVEEVKLITGMIVVWLTTLVPCTIWAQVNTLFVKQGTTLDRTVGGVRIPAASLGSFITISMLLSIPVYDRVLVPLARRRTGEPRGITLLQRLGVGSALQVAAVACACLVELRRMRAIRAASATAAHDTVPMSIFWMLPQYILIGVGDVFSSVGILEFFYEQSPQGMQSLGTTFFTSGLGVGNFLNSLLVTAVDRATRGGGAGKSWIGDNLNDSHLDYYYAFLLLLAVINLAVFVWVATRYEYKKEYLSDGGDVVAGMASRETEMAGGGKGKVVERSKVIDAPLVVVEEVRAV; this comes from the exons ATGGCGTTCTACGGGGTGGCGGCGAACCTGGTGGTGTACCTGACGACGGAGTTGCGGGAGGAGACGGTGTCGTCGGTGCGGAACGTGAACAACTGGACGGGCTCCGTCTGGATGACCCCCATCGCCGGCGCCTACATCGCCGACGCCTTCCTCGGCCGCTTCTGGACCTTCACCGTCTCCTCCCTCATCTACCTCACG CCCGTTAAAATGCAGGGAATGATTCTGACAACGTTGTCCGTCTCCCTCAAGGCGCTGCACCCGCAGTGCACGCCGGACGGCGCCTGCGCGCCGGCGACGCGGTCGCAGGTGGCCTTCTTCTACGCGGCGCTGTACACCATGGccatcggcgccggcggcaccaAGCCCAACATCTCCACGTTCGGCGCCGACCagttcgacgacttcgacgcccGGGAGAGCCGCACCAAGGCCTCCTTCTTCAACTGGTGGATGTTCAGCTCCTTCAccggcggcctcgtcgccgtGCTCGTCCTCGTCTACGTCCAGGAGAACGTCGGCTGGGGCGTCGGCTACGCCATCCCCACCGCCGGCCTCGCCCTGTCGCTGCTGCTCTTCTACGTCGGCACGCCGTTCTACCGCCACAAGCCTGTCCgccggggcgccgccgccggccccgcgAGGCTCGTCGGGAGGGTGTTCAGGGCGGCGTTCGCGAACCGGAGACGGCAGCTGCACGGTGATCAGCTGCACGAGCACGACGCGGCGTggtacgccgccgccgggacGAAGCGGCGGCTGCACCACACGCGGGGCTACAGGTTCTTGGACAAGGcggcgctgccggcggcggcggcggaggcggaggcgtgcaCGGtgacggaggtggaggaggtgaagcTGATCACGGGGATGATCGTGGTGTGGCTGACGACGCTGGTGCCGTGCACCATCTGGGCGCAGGTGAACACGCTGTTCGTGAAGCAGGGCACCACCCTGGACCGCACCGTCGGCGGCGTCCGCATCCCGGCGGCCTCCCTCGGCAGCTTCATCACCATCTCCATGCTCCTCTCCATCCCGGTCTACGACCGCGTGCTCGTccccctcgcccgccgccgcaccggcgaACCCCGCGGCATCACGCTCCTGCAGCGCCTCGGCGTCGGGTCGGCGCTccaggtggcggcggtggcgtgcgcCTGCCTCGTGGAGCTCCGCCGCATGCGCGCgatccgcgccgcctccgccacggcCGCCCACGACACCGTCCCGATGAGCATCTTCTGGATGCTGCCGCAGTACATCCTCATCGGCGTCGGCGACGTGTTCAGCTCCGTCGGCATCCTCGAGTTCTTCTACGAGCAGTCGCCGCAGGGGATGCAGAGCCTCGGCACCACCTTCTTCACCAGCGGCCTCGGCGTCGGAAACTTCCTCAACAGCCTGCtcgtcaccgccgtcgaccgcgccaccaggggcggcggcgccggcaagagCTGGATCGGCGACAACCTCAACGACTCGCACCTCGACTACTACTACGCcttcctgctgctgctcgcgGTGATCAACCTGGCGGTGTTCGTGTGGGTGGCGACGAGGTACGAGTACAAGAAGGAGTACTTGTCGGACGGCGGGGACGTCGTCGCCGGGATGGCGTCGCGGGAGacggagatggccggcggcggcaaggggaagGTGGTGGAGAGGAGCAAGGTGATCGACGCGCCATTGGTGGTGGTGGAAGAAGTGCGTGCCGTATAA